The Maridesulfovibrio salexigens DSM 2638 region TTCATCATTCCAGTGGATGTGTATTGTTGAGTCTTTTGTCTATAAAATTGGAAATGGATGAGAGTGAACCTGAAAGCTCGTCCAGACAAAATAAGAATTAACTACATCAGATAAAAAAGGAATGTTATGTTCTGCAGGGATAATTTTATTATTACCGCACGTTTACAAGCTCAGCCCGGGAAAGAGGCAGAGCTGAAACAAGTCCTTCAGGAAGGGGTACGAGCATGCTTCGGTCAGGAAGGTTTGCTTATATACAACTTGCATCAGGATAAGGATGATCCTTCCGTATTTTTACTTTATGGTCATTTTACTTCCGAAGCATCGTATCGCATGCATATGGATAGCGAACCTATTCGAAAGGCTTATGATCAAGTTGTCGGCTTTATTGAAGATGGTCCAGAAATTAAGTTCTGGAATATACTTGAAAAAGTAGGCCGTAGCTGTGGTTTCTGATAGAAAGTGCACTAATTTTTAAATGAGAGGATGATCAAATGAAACAATCACTCAAGCCTAATACAATTGCTATGCCTACACCGGTTTGGTGCGTAGGCAGCTACGATAAAGATGATAAGCCAAATGTGATGACTATTGCCTGGGGTGGCATTTGCTGTTCTTCTCCACCCATGCTGACTATCTCCCTGCGCAAAGCTACTTACACCTACGGGTCAATTATGGAGCGCGGCGCATATACTGTATCCATTCCTTCAATCGAGCACGCTGCTGAAGCAGATTATTTTGGAATGGCCAGCGGGAGGGATGCTGATAAATTCGCTGTTTCAGGTCTGACTCCGGTTCGTTCCGAAGTTGTGGACGCTCCTTATGTCGATGAGTTTCCTTTCATCTTTGAATGCAAGGTTGTTGAAACAGTTGAGTTGGGTCTTCACACCCAGTTCGTTGGCGAAATTGTAGGTATCAAAGCTGACGATATAGTTCTTAATGAGAAGGGAAAACCCATGATCAGCAAGGTTAATCCTTTCATTTTTGATCCAAATAGTCGTGATTATCTGGCCATTGGAGAAGTCATTGGCCGGGGATTTAATATCGGTAAAAAATTTATGGAATAATTGGTGAGATAAAAAATGGGAATTGCTCATACACTTTTTGGCGGCCATGTGGATGGTCGCCCTGATTACCTTCCTCTGGTCGCAAAACCGCGCATTAACAGCAAGCTATCGCTTGTCGCAATAGAAATTGACAAAGGCAGTGAATTGCATGCCCGGATTATGGAAGAGGCAGAATTCAGCCTGAATATATTTTCCGGTAAGGTTCTGGATTGTCTGGGGCTTGAAACTTCGTTGTCTGATAAGAACAAGTGCTGTGACGGGCGTTGTGTCAGTTTCTACGGGGAATCTGGTGCTGCTCCTATGTTGGAGGTTGCTCCTCTTGCGCTTGAATGCAGGATTTATGAAACGGTTGATCTGAATAAATCTTCCTTTGTCATGGCTGAGATAACAAGCAGTTGGAGCAAGGGTGTTTGTTTGAAAGAGAAATGTCCTCTGCCTACTGTTGAAGCTCAGTCGATTCTATTGTCTGACATGAAAGGGCGGATGGATATTGTTCCGGTTGTCTAAATATAACCAGTAAAAAATATGCGGAGTAAGTATGTTGAATTTCACCGTAAATGAAGAGCTTTGCATTAAATGCGGTCTTTGCGCACAGGATTGTTTTCCCGGAATCATTGAGCTGGATGAATATCCTAAGATCACAGATGAACAAAAATGCTTTAAGTGTCAGCACTGTATGGCTGTCTGTCCCACTGGGGCAATCTCGATTTTCGGCATTAAACCTGAAGCTTGCACTCCGCTTAAGGGCAATCTTGCTGATGAAGATGCGTTGGCATCCTTGATCAAAGGTCGCCGTTCAGTTCGTGCATATAAGCCGGAGCCGTTGGAGCCTGAAAGGATTCAGAAGCTGCTTGATGTCGCATGGCATGCCCCGACAGGCGTAAACTCCCGCTGCGTACATATTACCCTCATGGATGATCCTGATTCGGTAAAAAGATTCCGCGAGGAAATATATGATCGGCTTGAAGATGCCCTCGAAAAGGGTGTTTCAGAAATCCCGTATGTAGCCAATCTGTTTAAGATGGTCTGTCTGCAGATGAAGGAAAACAATGTTGATGTGCTTTTTCGCGATGCACCGCATTTTATCGTTGTCTCTGCCCCGGAAAGTGCTCCCAGCCGAGCCGCAGATATGACGATTTTTCTTTCATATTTTGAACTAATGGCCCAATCCATGAAGATCGGAACACTCTGGAACGGTTTACTCAAGCGAGTCATTGAGTCTATTCTTCCGGATATGAAAGAACGGCTAGGTATTCCTGAGGATCACGAACTCGGATACGCAATGCTATTCGGTAACCCTGCTGTTAAGTATCAGCGCACTGCTGAGCGTGGTGAGGCCCGGGTAAGAAGGGTTGAGTGGTAGTCGTTTTTACTAAATGGTTTTTAATGGCCCGGTATTTCGAAATGGAATACCGGGCTTTTTTATTGCCCTGCGCTGCCAGACGCGTACTATGGAGTAATGAAAGAATCCTGCAAATACTTACAGGCCGCGCGTTATTTGGGTATGGCCATTCTGACCATTCTGCTGCTTCAATCCTGTATGGTCGTTGTGCATGAATTTACGCATAGCACTATGGCTTATCTGTTGGGTGAAATGAAAAGCCCGCTTGGGATTGTTTGGGGAAATCCGATAATGATGACCGGTTGGGACGAAGGAGTTAATTATTCGCGGATCTTCGCTGAAGGAAATGATTGGCATGCTGCAGCCATTGGGTTCAGCCCGTTGGTAATGCATTCCATTGTAACGTGTGTTTGTCTTTTTCTGCTCAATGCAAAGGAGTTGCGAAACAGGTGGGCGTATCATTGGGTTTATTGGCTTGCCGTAGTGAATTTGATGGAATTGGTTGCCTACATCTACATGCGAGCCTTTGCTGATCATGGAGACGTGGGGCGTTTTAACCAAGGTATGCACCTTTCTGCTTGGTGGGTTTTCCTGCTGGGAGGATCATTCGTAACTTGGATGCTCTGGCACTTGTTTCGTTATTCCCTGCCGCGATTACAGGATTTCTTTGCTGCTAATAATTCCGTATGCGCTTGGTCTATGTTGTGCCTGATTTCGTTCACCATATTTCTATGGGGAAGTGGCATACGGGTTATGGCCTATGTGGATGGAGTGCAGAGTCTGTTCGGGGTGGCAGGCATTTTGATCTTTTTCGCAACATTAATAGTTTTTCGAGTGCGACTATAAATGAAAATACCCGTCTTTCAATTTGAAGGGTGGTTTTTTTTATTCTGCCTTATAAATAAGGCTAATTGATCAGGACCCTGTCAAGCTGGGCGATGACCGCATTTCACTCAAAGATAAAGATAAGCTTGAAAGCGTGCAAATGCGATTTATTCAAGTTTAACTTTAACTTTTTTACGGAGTGTTTTTATGCGGAAAGTAGAATTGATACGTGTGGAATCAACAGATGAATCTACTCTTGGGGCGCTGCTGGTCGACGGTAAATCCATATGTTGGACTTTGGAGGAGCCTTGGCGTGACAATCAGCAGAATATTTCGTGCATACCTGTCGGTCGATATCCTATCAAGCTTGAGTATTCACCTTCTAGGCGGTGTGAATTGTGGACGGTTAAAGATGTTCCGGGTCGGTCTTATGTCCGAATCCATAAGGGCAATACTGTTGATGATACTGAAGGTTGTCCAATCACGGGGACTAAACCGGGGTATTTGGAAGGAAAACGGGCAGTGCTTGGCAGCCGGGAAGCCTTTAAGGTGTTTATGGATGCTATGGGCGGAAGCAGTGAAGGAGTTATTGAAATTTCATATTCATCGGCGAAGAAATCCTAGGCAATTACGCAGCATAATTTTCCTTGATTTACAACATGATAAGTTAGAAGATAGTTCGCAAATACAGGGGGAGTTATGAATAAAATTAAGTGGGGACAGGAAGAAAAGAAACAATGGCTGGAACAGGCAGTCATTGAAAAGAATTACAGGCAGGATGTCTTGGACAGAATTTTCGCACTGCCTGATACATATCGTGTAGAGCAATACGGTCAGCTCTCATATGATCCTGAACGTTATCCGTTATACGCACTCCTTTCCAAGGATTGGGTTGAGGGTAAACGCACAGCCTTAATTACTGCCGGTGTTCATGGCTATGAAGTCGGCGGGATTTACGCAGCTCTTGAGTTTTTGGAAACAACAGCTTCGGAGTATGCGGATAAGTTCAACCTTGTGGTTGTCCCGTGCGTAAGTCCTTGGGGATATGAGACGAATAACCGTTGGAACCCGTATACTGTTGATCCTAACAGGTCCTTCTGCGGTGAAAATAAAGCGGAAGAATCCACTTTTTTGAAACAGTTTGCGGCTACTATTCCCGGTGATATTGCCGTTCATATTGACCTGCACGAAACTACAGACCGGGACAAAACTGTGTTCCGTCCTGCACTGGCAGCAAGGGACGGAGTGGAATGTGCCCGTGAAGATATTCCGCAGGGTTTCTATCTTGTTGCGGATGAGGATAGGCCGGAACTTCCATTTCAGGAAGCTGTTGTCCGTTCTGTAGAAGCGGTTACTCCCATTGCCGAAAAGGATGACGAAGGGAATATTCTTGGTGAGCCTGCTGTTGCTCATGGAGTTATTTATTACCCCATGCGTGAGTTAGGATTGAGCGGAACACTTACTAATGCACGCTTTCATACCACGACTGAAATATATCCTGACGGCGACTGGATGACTCCGGAGTCAAGTGTTGAAGGGCAGATTGCTGCTATTCGTGGCGGTTTGGATTATGTTGTTAATTCTCAGGAATAACCGTCTTAACGGTCTATTTTGAAATAAAAAATCCCCTTGTCATGTTGGTTCTGACAAGGGGATTAATTGTTATTGATTACGTTCTTTCAGCCCCAGTACTTCATGAATTTTAGGGTCTGAGACATTATCTTTGGTTATCAGGTATACATCCGTTATTGCTTCAGCAGGAATCTTGTGCCCTCTGGCTGCCATTGCCGCTTGGTTAACCGCAATTCTTCCTATTTCATATGGGTCCTGTGCTACACCTGCGGTGATTTTTCCATCGCTTATCCCCTGAATCATGTCCGGGTCCGGGTTGAATGCAATAAACTTAAGTCCTTTAAGCTTGTTTAATTCTTCGAGTGTCTTAAGCAATATTTCGCTACTGCTTTCATTAAAGCCGACAACGGCATTGATCTTCTTTTTCTTGTTCGGATTGTCGTTGCCATACATGGCTACGCGAATTTTGGACGAACCTCTTTTGTGCTCTTCTCCCACATAGATAGCTTTGCCGATTTTAAGTTTTGATTCCGAATCCTCAAGTTGAGCCTTAAATCCTTCAATCCTGCTATTTACAGGGGAGTTGCCTTTGACAAACATACCCAGAACAATCGTTCCGGAATCCTTCATTTCTTTTTGCAGAAATTCCGCAGCGAGCTTCCCACCCTTGAAGTTGTCGGAGTGTACGTATCCTGTTTCAGCATTTCCATGCACTTTCGAAACCATTTGAATGACGGGAATTCCTTTATGCATGGCTTTTTTTATGAATTTTTTCATCCTCAAGCTATGTACCGGAGAGATTGCAATCGCATCCATTTTGTGTTCGATGCACCAGTCAATTTCAAGTTTTTGTTCTTTAAAGTCTCCAAGTCCTGAAGGGCTAAGCCAGTAGAGTTTGATATTGCCATCATCGGTCGCAGCTTTGACCGCACCTTTTTTTAATAGTTGCCAGAAGTCCAGGTCGCCTCGTTCCGGTATTACTGCGATTTTAGTTTTTTGCGATTCGGATGTATCCGCAGCACTAACGGGGTACGCAAAGAGCAGGGCGGAAAAAAAGAAAAATCAATAAAGTGGTTATTTGAGGTAGTTGCATTCTGGTGCGTGATATCATCTGATCTCCTTGGAATATGGGTGAGAGGTCATTTGCTGGCTAGTGTAACCTTGGCGAATTCTTCATTCAAGGGCGAATCTCCTATTTGGTGTAAGGTGATTATCTTTTAACCCACCCCCTAATTCTCATACATTTGTCAAATTCTTTTGTTCTGCTGTAATTAGCGGAAAATTGAGCACTGTTGGTTGTTATTGTCTTTGATCTATCCTCATTATCAATTTGTAGTTTCTCTGTTGTGCGTTTTTCACATTCTTTTCTATCCTTTTTGAATTCCACTTTAGCAACAGCCTGATCGGGATAGTTGGCATTGTGCCATGATGAACATCCAGTTAGAGCAATTAAGAATACTGAAAGGGTGGCAAATATTTTCATATTGAATCTCTTCTAGGAATCGTTTGGTCGGTTAGTTTTTGGTAGGTACAAAGCGTTTTCTTAGAAAGTTACTGATGCCCTGATTTACACCCTGACTACATTTAGCAAAGGGACAGCCTAACTCGTAAGGGACCTCGATAGGGTCCGGAGATCCAGAGTATATAACAGTCTCCTTTTGTCCCTTGTTTTTTTCGACAAGCAATTCCACAACCAGATAACAGGTGTTCGGAGCACTTTTAGCCCGTTCAATTTGTGGTGACCATGTATTCACAAGCACAGGATATCTACGGAATGAAGGTCCATAAGGCAGAGAGTCGCTAAATCCTACTTGTTGTTGTGCTCCATGAGCGGCTACTTTTGGGGATATAGAACCCACTCGAGCTTCTATAAGGTAATCAACTTCACCGTTGGGCTGATATTTATAACCCATTTCGGCTAATGTCTGAATCATGTTTTGCGCAATAGGAAGTGAACCGGTTTCAACCCGTTCCGGGCTGCCGCTTTTGTTTAATTGGAAGAGAACTACACGCACGTTAAACGAACCGAGGCTCGGGTTGAATGCAGACAAGGGTGTAGGAGGGATAGCTGTGCGTGTGGAGCAACCTCCAAGAGAGAACATTGAAAGAATTACAACAAAAATCAAAAGCAACTTATTACGCATAATCACTCCATGATATGTTTGGCTTTGATGGGTAATGTTTTCTAGAGATAAATCATCGGCAGAACAATCGATAATGTTATCCATATGATTAATACCAGCGGGGTTCCTACCTTTAAGAAATCCGAAAATGAATATTCCCCGGCGTTCATTACCAATAAGTTGGTTTTATAGGCCATGGGAGTGGCAAAACTCATATTGGCCCCGAACAGGACAGCCAGAACAAACGGTTCAGGCTGAAGGTTTAATTGATGAGCAATGGACAGGGCTATAGGGGTGCCGATTACAGCTGTTGCATTGTTGGAGATGATGTTGGTGAAAACTGCCATCAGCAGCATGAGCCCACTAATGATGACCGCTGCCGGAGCATCACCGTTCAAAGCAACATATAATCGACCGAGAAAATCCGCACCGCCGGTTATGAGCATGGCTTTACCCAGAGCCAAACTGGTTACAACGATCAGAACTACTTGTACGTTCAATGCTCGTGTAGCATCCCTCCAGGTAATGCATCCGGTCAGGATCATGATCAGTGCTCCGCATGGTGCACTGATGGCTATAGGAAGAATGCCGAAAGCGGCAGTCAGGATTATTCCCAGCATTATGATCATTGCAAGGTTAGCTTTCTGGGAATACGGAAGATCCATTGTGGAATCCAGAACCAGAACCTTTGTGTTTTTTTTGAGTTCCGAAATTTTTTGTCTTGGCCCCTGAATAAGCAGGATATCGCCGATTTTTAGTTTTAAATCACTTATCTTATCTAAAAAGCGTTTAAGTTTTTTTCCTGACCGGTGAATAGCCAGCGGCGTCATACCGGTTCTCTCTGCAAAATTATACTTCTTTAAAGTTGTGCCATTCAGCGGTGAGCCTTGATAGATTACTATTTCAGCTATTTGCTGGTCAGCCGCCTCAAAAGGATGTTCGGCGTCATAAGGCACTACTGATCCAACTGGATACAACGTACCTTGCAGTATTTTCTCAAATTCAATCAACTGTTCCGGTGTGTCATTAATAACCAGATGGTCTCCGGCCTGAAGGATGGCCCCGGGATGCAGGTATATCGGCTTGCCTTCACCTCGTTCAATAGTGGAAACCTGCATTGCGTTGTCAGTCAGTTCAAATGCTTTTGAAAGAGGGCTTCCTTCCAATACGCTGCCCTCGGTAACTTCCAAGTGGGCGGTGAATATTCGCGGTGAACTGTCTGTCAGGGTGATATCAATTTTCGGGATGATGCGCGGGGCGATTTGCCAGAGGTACAAAATCCCGATGCTTCCGGCGATGACTGCCGGCAATACGAAATCGAACATTTCTATGCGTTTGAACCCCATCTCGGCTGCAACAGATACAACAAGCAGGTTGGTTGAGGTGCCGATGGTTGTAGCTGTTCCGCCAAGAAGGGTGGAAAAGCCCATAGGCATTAGTACGGATGAAGCCGGAGAACCGGTTTTTAAGGATACACTTATAAGGACCGGAAGCAGCAGAACTACCACGGGAACATTGTTGATAAAGGCGCTGATGAATGCTCCCAGCAGCAGGGTCAGTAAAAATGAAATAGAAGGGCTTTTCTTCCATGCCCGGGCCAGTAGGCGGCCCATCGGGTCTAGTGACCCTGTGCGCAGAATCCCCTGTCCGGCAATCATGAGCGCACATACCGCAATTAAGGCTTCATTGCCGAAACCATAGAAGAAATTGACGGCAGGGAAGATTTCCCCGTCGTAGTCGTAGGGAAAGATTTCAAATCCAACAGTTAGGATCAGGAATATAAGCAGACTTGATGTCTCGAGCGGAATTCTTTTGTTACTGAACAACAGTAACGCAATAGCTGTTAAGGCCAGAACAGCCAGAGCATGAAGATTCGGAAGTGGAGGTATGGTCATGGGAATTCTCCAGTAGCAGGATGAATGTGGTTCACATGTTTAAAGCATACTAATGGAAAATTGGTGAGGTGGATAGGGGTGTGTGGATGTGTTTGTAAGTAGGAAATTAAAAAAATAAGACCTATTAGATTAGAAGACCGTTTTTGGGGCTGTGATGACTTAGGCGGGGCTGACACATTGTTATGCCAGCCCCGGAGAGTAGGGAAGAGCTGGAAAGCTTCTTAGAGGGGATTGATAGAAGGCGAAGGAAAGGGGTTTCCTTGGTGGGCCAGCTCTCCACGTTCAGCAAACTCGTGTCTTACTTGTTCAAGGTCGATAACCTTGGGTTCTACCAGAGTAAATCCTTGAGCTTCGCACCAGTCATTGCGGTCTGCGAATTCTCCATTATACCTTGCATCGTCGAGGATGAAATAGTCGTCTTCGCCCATAATACGATCCCATTGATGGAGCATGAATTCAAAATTTTCAGGGTTGAATTCTGTCACATTGTCCCATTCCCACGAAAACTTGCATATTTCGTTGTCATAGCCGAGCACCGCAAGATACTTCGCGTTGCTGTCAAGAAAGATGCGCCGTCTGATCTGCACTGGATTTTTGGTGATAATGCCGTAGTCAAACTCAACCGGTTTGTCATCGAGAGTTATGCGTAAGGAACAGTCTGAATCAATCTTCATGCCCCAAGTAGTGGTTTTGCCTTTGCGCCACCAGTTCATGATTTTCATGGAATATACTTTCTGACCATATTCATTGATGGTCTTTGCCGTTTTTTCAGAAACAGGATGCAGGGCTAAATCGCACGAGCGTCCATGAGCGGAAATCTTTAGTTTCATCGTATTGTCCTCCTGAAAGTTAGCTTTGCGCTTATTTTTTTGAGGACTTATTTTGCATAGCCTATGCCATAATTTGTGGAGCGATTAAATTTGTTTTTGGGGCAGGAATTCAGATACTTATCTGTTTTGCTAGTTGTTCGTGATCTGGCAAAAGCGTCCTTTTGCGCAATTGCGTATTGCATGGGAAGGGCTTTTCCCATGCAATACGGCTGGCTCCATTCAAAATCTACTCGTCTACTATGTAGCGGGTTGAAGGTCCGCGGCCTGTCTTGCGGAGTTTTCCGGCTTTAACCAGAATTTGTAAGTCGTAAATGGCGGTACGGGACGGAAGTCTTCCCCCCACAATCTTTTGATATTCATTGCGGGAGACGGAATCCATTGTGCGAATTACTTTCCATGCCTTGAGCTGGCGGTCATTAAGTGAAGTGCTCTGTAATTGATCTGAATCCATATTTTCTTCGAGCGTATCTTCATCAGGGGAAATCGTTTCCTCGGAGGCAAAGCTCTGTTTTACACTCTCGGGGTGCTCGTCTTCTGCATAAGAGCAGCTTTCACCTTCAAGTTTGATCTCGTCAGCCTGAATGAGCTTGTTGTTAGCCATGACGACAGCTCTGGTGATGCTGTTGACCAGTTCTCGTACGTTTCCCGGCCATTGATAACTTTTAAGCTTGGCAACTGCTCCACGGCTGAGGGCAATATCTTTCTTGTCGGTGAGGTTCTCGGCCTGCTTCATATAGTACAGGCTTAGCAAGGGAATGCTTTCCGGATGTTCGCGCAGCGCAGGAGTCTGGATCATGAGAACTTTAAGCCGATAGTACAGGTCTTCCCTGAAAAGTTTTTCTTTAATGAGGGTAGTCAGATCCGCGTTGGTGGCGACGATGATTCTGATATCAAAGGATATTTCCT contains the following coding sequences:
- a CDS encoding DUF5675 family protein, whose amino-acid sequence is MRKVELIRVESTDESTLGALLVDGKSICWTLEEPWRDNQQNISCIPVGRYPIKLEYSPSRRCELWTVKDVPGRSYVRIHKGNTVDDTEGCPITGTKPGYLEGKRAVLGSREAFKVFMDAMGGSSEGVIEISYSSAKKS
- a CDS encoding substrate-binding domain-containing protein, translated to MLFAYPVSAADTSESQKTKIAVIPERGDLDFWQLLKKGAVKAATDDGNIKLYWLSPSGLGDFKEQKLEIDWCIEHKMDAIAISPVHSLRMKKFIKKAMHKGIPVIQMVSKVHGNAETGYVHSDNFKGGKLAAEFLQKEMKDSGTIVLGMFVKGNSPVNSRIEGFKAQLEDSESKLKIGKAIYVGEEHKRGSSKIRVAMYGNDNPNKKKKINAVVGFNESSSEILLKTLEELNKLKGLKFIAFNPDPDMIQGISDGKITAGVAQDPYEIGRIAVNQAAMAARGHKIPAEAITDVYLITKDNVSDPKIHEVLGLKERNQ
- a CDS encoding flavin reductase family protein, which codes for MKQSLKPNTIAMPTPVWCVGSYDKDDKPNVMTIAWGGICCSSPPMLTISLRKATYTYGSIMERGAYTVSIPSIEHAAEADYFGMASGRDADKFAVSGLTPVRSEVVDAPYVDEFPFIFECKVVETVELGLHTQFVGEIVGIKADDIVLNEKGKPMISKVNPFIFDPNSRDYLAIGEVIGRGFNIGKKFME
- a CDS encoding M14 family metallopeptidase, producing the protein MNKIKWGQEEKKQWLEQAVIEKNYRQDVLDRIFALPDTYRVEQYGQLSYDPERYPLYALLSKDWVEGKRTALITAGVHGYEVGGIYAALEFLETTASEYADKFNLVVVPCVSPWGYETNNRWNPYTVDPNRSFCGENKAEESTFLKQFAATIPGDIAVHIDLHETTDRDKTVFRPALAARDGVECAREDIPQGFYLVADEDRPELPFQEAVVRSVEAVTPIAEKDDEGNILGEPAVAHGVIYYPMRELGLSGTLTNARFHTTTEIYPDGDWMTPESSVEGQIAAIRGGLDYVVNSQE
- a CDS encoding SLC13 family permease, encoding MTIPPLPNLHALAVLALTAIALLLFSNKRIPLETSSLLIFLILTVGFEIFPYDYDGEIFPAVNFFYGFGNEALIAVCALMIAGQGILRTGSLDPMGRLLARAWKKSPSISFLLTLLLGAFISAFINNVPVVVLLLPVLISVSLKTGSPASSVLMPMGFSTLLGGTATTIGTSTNLLVVSVAAEMGFKRIEMFDFVLPAVIAGSIGILYLWQIAPRIIPKIDITLTDSSPRIFTAHLEVTEGSVLEGSPLSKAFELTDNAMQVSTIERGEGKPIYLHPGAILQAGDHLVINDTPEQLIEFEKILQGTLYPVGSVVPYDAEHPFEAADQQIAEIVIYQGSPLNGTTLKKYNFAERTGMTPLAIHRSGKKLKRFLDKISDLKLKIGDILLIQGPRQKISELKKNTKVLVLDSTMDLPYSQKANLAMIIMLGIILTAAFGILPIAISAPCGALIMILTGCITWRDATRALNVQVVLIVVTSLALGKAMLITGGADFLGRLYVALNGDAPAAVIISGLMLLMAVFTNIISNNATAVIGTPIALSIAHQLNLQPEPFVLAVLFGANMSFATPMAYKTNLLVMNAGEYSFSDFLKVGTPLVLIIWITLSIVLPMIYL
- a CDS encoding putative quinol monooxygenase; translated protein: MFCRDNFIITARLQAQPGKEAELKQVLQEGVRACFGQEGLLIYNLHQDKDDPSVFLLYGHFTSEASYRMHMDSEPIRKAYDQVVGFIEDGPEIKFWNILEKVGRSCGF
- a CDS encoding nitroreductase family protein, whose product is MLNFTVNEELCIKCGLCAQDCFPGIIELDEYPKITDEQKCFKCQHCMAVCPTGAISIFGIKPEACTPLKGNLADEDALASLIKGRRSVRAYKPEPLEPERIQKLLDVAWHAPTGVNSRCVHITLMDDPDSVKRFREEIYDRLEDALEKGVSEIPYVANLFKMVCLQMKENNVDVLFRDAPHFIVVSAPESAPSRAADMTIFLSYFELMAQSMKIGTLWNGLLKRVIESILPDMKERLGIPEDHELGYAMLFGNPAVKYQRTAERGEARVRRVEW
- a CDS encoding flavin reductase — its product is MGIAHTLFGGHVDGRPDYLPLVAKPRINSKLSLVAIEIDKGSELHARIMEEAEFSLNIFSGKVLDCLGLETSLSDKNKCCDGRCVSFYGESGAAPMLEVAPLALECRIYETVDLNKSSFVMAEITSSWSKGVCLKEKCPLPTVEAQSILLSDMKGRMDIVPVV